One stretch of Acuticoccus sediminis DNA includes these proteins:
- a CDS encoding A/G-specific adenine glycosylase, whose amino-acid sequence MPWRAEPGETADPYRVWLSEIMLQQTTVAAVKSYYETFLTRWPTIADLAAADDGDVMAAWAGLGYYARARNLVACARVVAATGFPVSREGLAGLPGVGDYTSAAIAAIAFGEPAPVVDGNVERVVARLTRLARPPKTVRREVEAIVAAMLPADRPGDFAQAMMDLGATICTPKSPACGICPLREGCAASAAGDMLDYPVKAPRRARSVWHGVAFVAVRPDGAILLRRRPARGLLGGMAEVFGSAWGGPVAVPLEHAPFDGGWAGVGSITHGFTHAELTVDVYSAAVPADAPTPAGAWWALPDDAGLPTVMKKVVVRALAMAG is encoded by the coding sequence CTGCCCTGGCGGGCCGAGCCCGGCGAGACGGCCGATCCGTACCGCGTGTGGCTCTCGGAGATCATGCTCCAGCAGACCACCGTCGCCGCGGTGAAGTCCTACTACGAGACGTTCCTGACCCGCTGGCCGACCATCGCCGACCTTGCCGCGGCGGACGATGGGGACGTCATGGCGGCGTGGGCCGGCCTCGGCTACTACGCCCGCGCCCGCAACCTCGTCGCCTGCGCCCGTGTCGTCGCGGCGACCGGCTTTCCGGTCAGCCGCGAGGGCCTCGCCGGGCTCCCCGGCGTCGGCGACTACACGTCGGCCGCCATCGCCGCGATCGCCTTCGGCGAGCCGGCGCCCGTGGTCGACGGCAACGTCGAGCGCGTCGTCGCCCGCCTCACACGTCTCGCCCGGCCGCCGAAGACGGTCCGGCGCGAGGTCGAGGCGATCGTCGCGGCGATGCTGCCGGCGGACCGTCCCGGCGACTTCGCCCAGGCGATGATGGACCTCGGCGCCACCATCTGCACCCCGAAGTCGCCCGCCTGCGGCATCTGCCCGCTGCGCGAGGGCTGCGCGGCCTCCGCCGCCGGCGACATGCTCGACTATCCCGTCAAGGCGCCCAGACGCGCCCGCTCGGTGTGGCACGGCGTGGCGTTCGTTGCCGTCCGCCCGGACGGAGCCATCCTGCTGCGCCGCCGGCCCGCCAGGGGGCTGCTGGGCGGCATGGCGGAGGTGTTCGGCTCCGCCTGGGGCGGGCCTGTCGCCGTGCCCCTCGAGCACGCCCCGTTCGACGGCGGCTGGGCGGGCGTCGGCAGCATCACGCACGGCTTCACCCATGCCGAGCTCACCGTCGACGTCTACAGCGCCGCCGTCCCCGCCGACGCACCGACCCCGGCCGGCGCGTGGTGGGCGCTCCCCGACGACGCGGGCCTGCCGACGGTCATGAAGAAGGTCGTCGTCCGCGCCCTCGCGATGGCGGGCTGA
- a CDS encoding DciA family protein translates to MSKARSRHAALPLAELIGSLVTPACRRRGIASAALMLDPADIFGERFAKAAAIERIVWPKGSRLDEQSSHGATLIVRADAAAAIALQHTAPQVIERVNVMIGWPAIARLRVTQVRGRAHREPAYLTPVPPPQPPRDEARAAAIAEAMQNVEHPQLKAALSRLGASIETRSLSQRRKPT, encoded by the coding sequence ATGTCCAAAGCCCGCTCGCGCCACGCGGCCCTGCCGCTCGCCGAACTCATCGGCTCCCTGGTCACGCCCGCCTGCCGGCGGCGCGGGATCGCCAGCGCCGCGCTGATGCTGGATCCGGCCGACATCTTCGGCGAGCGCTTCGCCAAGGCCGCCGCCATCGAGCGGATCGTCTGGCCGAAGGGCTCACGGCTCGACGAGCAGTCCTCGCACGGCGCGACGCTCATCGTGCGGGCCGACGCGGCCGCCGCCATTGCGCTGCAGCACACCGCCCCGCAGGTCATCGAGCGCGTCAACGTCATGATCGGCTGGCCGGCGATCGCCCGGCTGCGCGTCACCCAGGTGCGCGGCCGCGCCCACCGCGAGCCGGCCTACCTCACCCCGGTGCCGCCGCCGCAGCCCCCGCGCGACGAGGCGCGTGCCGCCGCCATCGCCGAGGCCATGCAGAACGTCGAACACCCACAATTGAAGGCCGCATTGTCGCGGTTGGGGGCGAGTATCGAGACGCGCAGTTTATCCCAGCGTCGAAAGCCCACATAA
- a CDS encoding DsbA family protein yields the protein MITRRHFAAMTLALPLAATSLNLAFAQDAAPAEKAPAEPPADIVLGSDDAPVTIVEYASMTCPHCAAFHNGPFKDLKKDYIDTGKVKFILREFPLDRLALAVAVLARCKPEKYYDIVDLYFEQQQLWATNDDPVSKMFSLAQQAGFSREEFEACLNNRELLEGIYANRTRGEQDGVTGTPTLFIDGEKYEGERTIAALREVLDPKIDS from the coding sequence ATGATCACCCGCCGCCACTTCGCTGCGATGACGTTGGCTCTGCCGCTCGCCGCGACGTCGCTCAACCTCGCCTTTGCGCAGGACGCCGCCCCCGCCGAGAAGGCCCCGGCCGAACCGCCGGCCGACATCGTCCTTGGCAGCGATGACGCCCCGGTGACCATCGTCGAGTATGCCTCGATGACGTGCCCGCACTGCGCGGCCTTCCACAATGGTCCGTTCAAGGACCTCAAGAAGGACTACATCGACACCGGCAAGGTGAAGTTCATCCTGCGCGAGTTCCCGCTCGACCGCCTGGCGCTGGCCGTGGCGGTCCTCGCCCGCTGCAAGCCGGAGAAGTACTACGACATCGTCGACCTCTATTTCGAGCAGCAGCAGCTCTGGGCGACCAACGACGACCCCGTCAGCAAGATGTTCTCGCTCGCCCAGCAGGCCGGCTTCTCCCGCGAGGAGTTCGAGGCCTGCCTCAACAACCGCGAGCTCTTGGAAGGCATCTACGCCAACCGCACGCGCGGCGAGCAGGACGGCGTGACGGGCACCCCGACTCTCTTCATCGACGGCGAGAAGTACGAGGGCGAGCGCACCATCGCGGCGCTCCGTGAAGTGCTCGACCCTAAAATCGACTCCTGA
- a CDS encoding chromosome segregation SMC family protein — protein sequence MKFDRLRLIGFKSFVEPTDVLIEPGLTGVVGPNGCGKSNLVEALRWVMGESSYKSVRGSSMDDVIFAGSGRRPTRDTAEVTLFLDNQDRTAPAEINNADHLEVSRRINRGVGSDYRVNGKLVRARDVQLLFADAATGSRSPSMVRQGQVAELIAAKPTDRRNVLEEAAGISGLRARKHEAALKLNAAEQNLSRVEDVAGEVERQMETLRRQAKQAQRYRKISEEIRTLEATVHHLRWVEARAAVRDGEAALTSTAEAAKTAAATQVGTATEEAAAQHALPALREAEAAASTERQKLAAAIAALDAKDREIADKLSSLKRQAEALAADLERQDKTKGDAAAAVLRLEQEEAELTRANAGAEERIAERESAAEEAEAAADDADRAAVTATERAATVLAARASLDQSYARASAEAKKAAETVTRGEADLSRAGNSDAVARRNAAADAVRAAEEAEAEAASREAEASDAEAEAQHVEADMQRAEADAAAAVADTEAALAPTRAAEAAAREALARVLSEISGLETEAKALERLTASLGRAEDAVLDDCTVAPGYEVAFAAALGDDLEAPVSDSAPARWAATPPAGEDPPLPAGATPLAPHVSAPPALARRLAQVGLVQDGALAGALLPGQRLVTRDGALWRWDGYARAAGAPSAAAERLAQKNRLADLAHEIDALAPKREAAEAAIEAAEEEVAAAAERDTAARAALAAARQDVVEARKALAATRSALGAARNALAAQRKAVAAAKERLAGAETAAKEAEAAEGRIAATLDAARATAENAEAALIEAEAAREAASDGSAETSDRDCAKAAAQEARRRATEAANAAEQERRAAYGRARRLERLASELGDWRARLTGADSHRTDLEDRLAAILEEREALADAPTDTQEERYRLTRAAKAAEAADAAAREARATGEARERAATQAARDALAALSAAREASGRAEERTVAARNRLAEVEAALVEALDVQPAAAMGLAGLTPSSELPPRAESEKRLERLKGERERLGGVNLCAEDELTEIEARQGAMIAERDDLVAAIEKLRVGIRELNGEARQRLLASFDNVNAEFQRLFKHLFNGGEAQLVLTEAEDPLDAGLDIIARPPGKKPQVLSLLSGGEQTLTATALIFAVFLTNPAPICVLDEIDAPLDDANVERFCNLLDEMAKTTETRFLTITHNPITMARMHRLYGVTMVEKGVSQLVSVSLEAAEELRETA from the coding sequence ATGAAGTTCGATCGACTGCGCCTAATCGGGTTCAAATCGTTCGTCGAACCGACGGACGTCCTGATCGAGCCGGGCCTGACCGGCGTGGTCGGCCCGAACGGCTGCGGCAAGTCGAACCTCGTCGAGGCGCTGCGCTGGGTGATGGGCGAGTCGTCCTACAAGTCCGTGCGCGGCTCCTCGATGGACGACGTCATCTTCGCCGGCTCGGGCCGCCGGCCGACGCGCGACACCGCCGAGGTGACGCTGTTCCTGGACAACCAGGACCGCACCGCGCCCGCCGAGATCAACAACGCCGACCATCTGGAAGTCTCCCGCCGCATCAACCGCGGCGTCGGGTCGGACTATCGCGTCAACGGCAAGCTGGTGCGGGCGCGCGACGTCCAGCTCCTCTTCGCCGACGCGGCGACGGGCTCGCGCTCGCCCTCGATGGTGCGTCAGGGGCAGGTGGCCGAGCTGATCGCCGCGAAGCCGACCGACCGGCGCAACGTCCTGGAAGAGGCCGCCGGCATCTCGGGCCTCCGGGCGCGCAAGCACGAGGCGGCGCTGAAGCTGAACGCCGCCGAACAGAACCTGTCGCGCGTCGAGGACGTCGCCGGCGAGGTGGAGCGGCAGATGGAGACGCTGCGGCGCCAGGCCAAGCAGGCCCAGCGCTACCGCAAGATCTCCGAGGAGATCCGCACCCTCGAGGCGACGGTCCACCACCTTCGCTGGGTCGAGGCCCGCGCCGCGGTCCGCGACGGCGAGGCCGCGCTGACGTCGACGGCCGAGGCCGCGAAGACCGCCGCCGCGACCCAGGTCGGCACCGCCACCGAGGAGGCAGCCGCGCAGCACGCCCTCCCCGCGCTGCGCGAGGCGGAGGCGGCGGCGTCGACCGAGCGGCAGAAGCTCGCGGCCGCGATCGCCGCGCTCGACGCGAAGGACCGCGAGATCGCCGACAAGCTGTCCTCGTTGAAGCGGCAGGCCGAGGCGCTCGCCGCCGACCTGGAGCGACAGGACAAGACGAAGGGCGACGCCGCCGCGGCGGTCCTGCGCCTCGAGCAGGAAGAGGCCGAGCTCACCCGCGCCAATGCCGGGGCCGAGGAGCGGATCGCCGAGCGCGAGAGCGCCGCCGAGGAGGCCGAGGCCGCTGCCGACGACGCCGACCGGGCCGCCGTCACGGCGACCGAGCGCGCCGCGACCGTCCTCGCCGCGCGCGCCTCGCTGGACCAGTCCTACGCCCGCGCCTCCGCCGAGGCGAAGAAGGCCGCGGAGACCGTCACGCGTGGCGAGGCGGACCTCTCCCGGGCCGGCAACAGCGACGCCGTCGCCAGGCGCAACGCGGCAGCCGATGCCGTGCGTGCCGCCGAGGAGGCCGAGGCCGAGGCCGCCTCCCGCGAGGCCGAAGCCTCCGACGCCGAGGCCGAGGCCCAGCACGTCGAAGCCGACATGCAGCGCGCAGAGGCCGACGCCGCCGCGGCGGTCGCCGACACCGAGGCCGCCCTCGCCCCCACAAGGGCCGCGGAGGCCGCCGCGCGGGAGGCGCTCGCCAGGGTGCTCTCCGAGATTTCGGGGCTCGAGACCGAGGCGAAGGCGCTGGAGCGCCTCACCGCCTCGCTGGGCCGCGCCGAGGACGCCGTCCTCGACGACTGCACCGTCGCGCCGGGCTACGAGGTCGCCTTCGCCGCCGCGCTCGGCGACGACCTGGAGGCGCCCGTCAGCGACAGCGCCCCCGCGCGCTGGGCCGCGACGCCGCCCGCCGGCGAGGACCCGCCGCTTCCGGCCGGCGCGACACCGCTGGCCCCGCATGTCAGCGCGCCCCCGGCCCTTGCCCGGCGCCTCGCGCAGGTGGGGCTCGTCCAGGACGGCGCACTCGCCGGTGCGCTGCTGCCGGGCCAGCGGCTCGTCACCCGCGACGGCGCCCTGTGGCGCTGGGACGGCTACGCGCGCGCCGCGGGAGCGCCCAGCGCGGCGGCCGAGCGCCTTGCCCAGAAGAACCGCCTCGCCGACCTCGCCCACGAAATCGACGCGCTGGCCCCGAAGCGGGAGGCCGCCGAAGCCGCCATCGAGGCCGCCGAGGAGGAAGTCGCCGCGGCCGCGGAGCGCGACACGGCCGCCCGCGCCGCGCTGGCGGCGGCCCGGCAGGATGTCGTCGAGGCCCGCAAGGCGCTCGCCGCCACGCGCTCGGCCCTCGGCGCGGCCCGCAACGCTCTCGCCGCCCAGCGCAAGGCCGTCGCCGCCGCCAAGGAGCGCCTCGCCGGCGCCGAGACCGCCGCGAAGGAGGCGGAGGCCGCCGAGGGACGCATCGCCGCGACGCTCGACGCCGCCCGCGCCACCGCGGAGAACGCCGAGGCCGCGCTGATCGAGGCGGAGGCCGCGCGCGAGGCCGCCTCCGACGGATCGGCGGAGACCTCCGACCGCGACTGCGCCAAGGCCGCAGCGCAGGAGGCCCGCCGCCGGGCCACCGAGGCCGCCAACGCCGCCGAGCAGGAGCGGCGCGCCGCCTACGGCCGGGCCCGGCGCCTCGAGCGCCTCGCGTCGGAGCTCGGCGACTGGCGCGCCCGCCTCACCGGCGCCGACAGCCACCGCACGGATCTGGAAGACCGCCTCGCCGCCATCCTCGAGGAGCGGGAGGCGCTGGCCGACGCGCCGACCGACACGCAGGAGGAACGCTACCGCCTGACCCGCGCCGCGAAGGCCGCCGAGGCGGCCGACGCCGCCGCACGCGAGGCCCGCGCCACGGGCGAAGCGCGCGAGCGCGCCGCAACGCAGGCCGCCCGCGACGCGCTGGCCGCCCTTTCCGCCGCGCGCGAGGCGTCCGGCCGGGCCGAGGAGCGCACCGTCGCCGCCCGCAACCGCCTCGCCGAGGTCGAGGCCGCGCTGGTCGAGGCGCTGGACGTGCAGCCGGCCGCGGCGATGGGCCTTGCCGGCCTCACCCCCTCCTCCGAGCTGCCGCCGCGGGCCGAGTCGGAGAAGCGGCTGGAGCGGCTGAAGGGCGAGCGCGAGCGGCTCGGCGGGGTAAACCTCTGCGCCGAGGACGAGCTGACGGAGATCGAAGCCCGCCAGGGCGCGATGATCGCCGAGCGCGACGACCTCGTCGCCGCCATCGAGAAGCTGCGCGTCGGCATCCGCGAGCTGAACGGCGAGGCCCGCCAGCGCCTTCTGGCGTCCTTCGACAACGTCAACGCCGAGTTCCAGCGGCTCTTCAAGCACCTCTTCAACGGCGGCGAAGCCCAGCTCGTCCTCACCGAGGCCGAGGACCCGCTCGATGCCGGTCTCGACATCATCGCCCGCCCGCCGGGCAAGAAGCCGCAGGTGCTGTCGCTGCTCTCCGGCGGCGAGCAGACGCTGACGGCGACCGCCCTCATCTTCGCGGTCTTCCTCACCAACCCGGCCCCGATCTGCGTCCTCGACGAGATCGACGCGCCGCTCGACGACGCCAACGTGGAGCGCTTCTGCAATCTCCTCGACGAGATGGCGAAGACCACCGAGACGCGCTTCCTCACCATCACCCACAACCCGATCACGATGGCGCGCATGCACCGCCTCTACGGCGTGACGATGGTGGAGAAGGGCGTCAGCCAGCTCGTCTCGGTGTCGCTCGAGGCGGCGGAGGAGCTGCGGGAGACGGCTTAG
- a CDS encoding helix-turn-helix domain-containing protein — MTGKTPSLRERLRAARPEVVEHQKANAHKREIAIQLRNLRDARGMTQKEVAEASGLTQSVVSRLEALTGPTPQMQSIERYVEACDGHMALVISSEEIPAELRLEPAA; from the coding sequence ATGACCGGCAAGACCCCATCCCTCCGCGAACGCCTGCGCGCGGCCCGCCCCGAGGTCGTCGAGCACCAGAAGGCGAACGCTCACAAGCGCGAGATCGCCATCCAGCTCCGCAACCTCCGGGACGCGCGCGGGATGACGCAGAAGGAGGTCGCCGAGGCCTCCGGTCTGACCCAGTCGGTCGTCTCGCGGCTCGAGGCGCTGACCGGCCCGACCCCGCAGATGCAGTCGATCGAGCGCTACGTCGAGGCCTGCGACGGCCACATGGCGCTGGTGATCTCGTCCGAGGAGATCCCGGCGGAGCTGAGGCTCGAACCCGCGGCGTGA
- a CDS encoding adenylate/guanylate cyclase domain-containing protein yields the protein MDEAIDESLTRHGAASEPEGRGRRTERGLFARALPRIVIALVATLLGLFIGQRVETPFADFVLAFRAPPASDRIVVVKIDQQTVETLPYISPVDREFLADLVTTLDAAGPAAIGLDILFKRATTPAADDALRAAVERASSPVVVAYGDGSDGLTEREVRFADAFPGQRGKATLLRDRADGIIRRLPGDADPPPFALALTRATGERDDMPAGRIVYAEGSFNMPAAHLVGRLPPAWFRDKYVLIGADLEGRDRHATPRAAMVGAEKGTIPGVVVHAHILSQLLAGTERQLLPTWALILSAVVGAVAGLCLRPLAPLVAIATALACIALYGLIAAATVALTVETPPMLTPVLSFLFAGAGTLGHRWRGDRLERNRLRHMFGQYVSPRVVTRLMEAEEDPKLGGERREVTHIFTDLQGFTALAETLEPETTAEILNSYLDGMISIVLEAEGTVDKLVGDALVAFFGAPDRQPDQASRAVECARRLAVYCEESRLMWRDRGIALGITRVGVHTGFAVVGNFGGRRFFDYTAIGDSVNVAARLESANNGVGTHVLVSERTRRRAEGAFRPVGRIEVKGRREPVTCYEPIDAPDPTYDAAYEAMANGEARARDLFKTLAGERPSDRLIAVHAARLVAGPVDDLIARS from the coding sequence TTGGACGAGGCGATCGACGAATCGCTGACGCGTCACGGGGCGGCGAGCGAGCCCGAGGGGCGCGGCCGGCGCACGGAGCGCGGGCTCTTTGCCCGTGCGCTGCCCCGCATCGTCATCGCTCTGGTGGCGACGCTGCTCGGCCTCTTCATCGGCCAGCGCGTCGAGACACCGTTCGCCGACTTCGTCCTCGCCTTCCGCGCCCCGCCCGCCAGCGACCGCATCGTGGTGGTGAAGATCGACCAGCAGACGGTCGAGACGCTGCCCTACATCTCCCCCGTCGACCGCGAGTTTCTCGCCGACCTCGTCACCACGCTCGACGCGGCGGGGCCGGCGGCGATCGGTCTCGACATCCTCTTCAAGCGGGCGACGACCCCGGCGGCGGACGACGCCCTGCGCGCCGCCGTCGAGCGCGCGTCCAGCCCGGTCGTCGTCGCCTACGGGGACGGCAGCGACGGGCTGACGGAGCGGGAGGTGCGGTTCGCCGACGCGTTCCCGGGCCAGCGGGGCAAGGCGACACTCCTGCGTGACCGGGCGGACGGCATCATCCGCCGCCTGCCGGGCGACGCGGACCCGCCGCCGTTCGCCCTCGCGCTCACCCGGGCGACGGGCGAGCGGGACGACATGCCGGCCGGCCGGATCGTCTACGCGGAAGGCAGTTTCAACATGCCGGCCGCCCACCTCGTCGGCCGCCTGCCGCCCGCCTGGTTCCGCGACAAGTACGTCCTCATCGGCGCCGACCTCGAAGGGCGTGACCGGCACGCGACGCCGCGTGCGGCGATGGTCGGCGCGGAGAAGGGGACCATCCCGGGTGTCGTCGTCCACGCGCACATCCTCTCCCAGCTCCTCGCGGGGACCGAACGGCAGCTGCTGCCGACCTGGGCGCTGATCCTCTCGGCGGTGGTGGGCGCTGTGGCGGGGCTCTGCCTGCGCCCGCTGGCGCCGCTGGTGGCGATCGCGACGGCGCTCGCCTGCATCGCGCTCTACGGGCTCATCGCCGCGGCGACCGTCGCGCTGACGGTGGAGACGCCGCCGATGCTGACCCCGGTCCTCTCCTTCCTCTTCGCCGGAGCAGGCACGCTCGGGCACCGCTGGCGGGGGGACCGGCTGGAGCGGAACCGGCTGCGCCACATGTTCGGCCAGTATGTCTCGCCGCGCGTCGTCACCCGCCTCATGGAGGCGGAGGAGGACCCCAAGCTCGGCGGCGAGCGGCGTGAGGTCACGCACATCTTCACCGACCTGCAGGGCTTCACCGCGCTCGCCGAGACGCTGGAGCCGGAGACGACGGCGGAGATCCTCAACTCCTACCTCGACGGCATGATCTCCATCGTGCTCGAGGCGGAGGGGACGGTCGACAAGCTGGTGGGCGACGCGCTGGTCGCGTTCTTCGGCGCGCCGGACCGCCAGCCCGACCAGGCCTCGCGCGCGGTGGAGTGCGCCCGCCGGCTCGCCGTCTACTGCGAGGAATCGCGCCTCATGTGGCGTGACAGGGGCATCGCGCTCGGCATTACCCGGGTCGGGGTCCATACCGGGTTCGCGGTCGTCGGCAACTTCGGCGGCCGCCGGTTCTTCGACTACACGGCCATCGGCGACAGTGTTAACGTGGCGGCACGGCTGGAGTCGGCGAACAATGGCGTCGGCACTCACGTCCTCGTTTCGGAGCGCACCCGGCGGCGGGCCGAAGGCGCATTTCGCCCTGTGGGTCGCATAGAGGTAAAAGGACGCCGCGAGCCGGTCACGTGCTACGAGCCGATCGACGCGCCCGACCCGACCTACGACGCCGCCTACGAGGCGATGGCGAACGGGGAGGCGAGGGCTCGCGATCTCTTCAAGACACTGGCAGGCGAGCGGCCGTCCGATCGTCTGATCGCGGTCCACGCGGCTCGGCTGGTGGCCGGACCGGTGGACGATCTGATCGCGCGGAGTTGA
- a CDS encoding site-specific DNA-methyltransferase encodes MSDHRAETRGASRPPLLDQVLVGDALSALGRIAPGSVDVAFADPPYNLQLSDALYRPNQTKVDGVSAEWDRFADFAAYDQFTRAWLAGVRRALKPNGTLWVIGSYHNIFRVGTAMQDEGFWILNDVVWVKTNPMPNFRGRRFTNAHETLIWAVADASRTDYTFNYKSLKAFNDDLQHRSDWLLPICTGQERLRGDDGVKAHPTQKPEALLNRILLASSKPGDVVLDPFFGTGTTGAVARRLGRHFVGIERDPAYAELAQRRIARIVPHEDLDQVGAEGKPKRIPFGLLVEAGRVAPGDELVGGRNGPRARVRVDGSIRSGDYEGSIHKVGAAVRNLSSCNGWTYWHVEADTGLVPLDVLRTELRRELRL; translated from the coding sequence ATGAGCGATCATCGGGCCGAGACGCGGGGCGCGTCTCGGCCGCCCCTTCTTGATCAGGTTTTAGTGGGCGACGCCCTGTCGGCGCTCGGACGCATTGCGCCCGGGTCCGTGGACGTGGCGTTCGCCGACCCGCCCTATAACCTGCAACTGTCGGACGCGCTCTATCGTCCGAACCAGACCAAGGTCGACGGCGTGTCGGCCGAGTGGGACCGGTTCGCCGATTTCGCCGCTTACGACCAGTTCACCCGGGCCTGGCTCGCCGGCGTGCGCCGCGCGTTGAAGCCGAACGGCACGCTGTGGGTGATCGGCAGCTACCACAACATCTTCCGTGTCGGCACGGCGATGCAGGACGAAGGGTTCTGGATCCTGAACGACGTCGTGTGGGTGAAGACCAACCCGATGCCGAATTTCCGCGGCCGGCGCTTCACCAACGCGCACGAGACGCTGATCTGGGCCGTCGCCGACGCCAGCCGCACGGACTACACGTTCAACTACAAGTCCCTGAAGGCGTTCAACGACGACCTTCAGCACCGCTCCGACTGGCTGCTGCCGATCTGCACCGGGCAGGAACGCCTGCGCGGCGACGACGGCGTGAAGGCGCATCCGACGCAAAAGCCCGAGGCGCTGCTGAACCGGATCCTGCTCGCGTCGTCCAAGCCGGGCGACGTGGTGCTCGACCCGTTCTTCGGCACGGGCACCACGGGTGCCGTGGCGCGCCGCCTCGGACGCCATTTCGTCGGCATCGAGCGGGATCCGGCCTACGCCGAGCTCGCCCAGCGGCGCATCGCCCGCATCGTGCCCCACGAGGACCTCGACCAGGTCGGCGCGGAGGGCAAGCCGAAGCGCATTCCGTTCGGCCTCCTGGTGGAGGCGGGGCGCGTCGCGCCGGGGGACGAGCTCGTCGGCGGCCGCAACGGCCCACGGGCACGCGTGCGCGTCGACGGCTCGATCCGGTCCGGCGACTACGAGGGGTCGATCCACAAGGTCGGCGCCGCGGTGCGCAACCTGTCGAGCTGCAACGGCTGGACCTACTGGCACGTGGAGGCCGACACCGGCCTCGTTCCCCTCGATGTCCTGCGCACCGAGCTGCGCCGCGAGCTGCGCCTCTAG